In Pseudochaenichthys georgianus chromosome 6, fPseGeo1.2, whole genome shotgun sequence, a single window of DNA contains:
- the irf7 gene encoding interferon regulatory factor 7 isoform X2, which translates to MQSPTKPPFSSWLIEQVGAGQYPGLCYVGRNKFRVPWKHNSRRDCNDEDSKIFRAWSEASGKIHEFPNNKARWKTNFRCALNNLSKGFELIRDNSKNKEDPHKIYEIINTDSGNLESQPVQDSQEDADMSPDIYNSPTEDQPSGNELILLNNFMTLDLGSQPSDVQLWAKDYVQQNPAVPESYPVAAESHPQHIAEQPAYLNPPQVLSLPPQPTIYDLEISIHYRKREMLKTTFSTGLLQLHYHHEDPEFNAHRLCFPSTDGLLDQKQVEYTNRILNSIQRGLFLEVRDTGIYAWRQDKCHVFASTSDPSVAHPNPSKLPPNTIVTLLSFEKYVHELKQFKENNGGSPEYAINMCFGEKFPDGKPLEKKLIVVKVVPLICRHFHEMAQMEGASSLHSSNVSLQISHNSLFDLINNVFSLPTAEEPARAAAPFQTQI; encoded by the exons ATGCAAAG CCCTACCAAGCCTCCGTTTTCCAGCTGGCTCATAGAGCAGGTTGGGGCGGGCCAGTACCCGGGCCTGTGCTATGTGGGCAGAAACAAGTTCAGAGTCCCCTGGAAGCACAACTCCAGAAGGGACTGCAATGATGAAGACAGTAAAATATTCCGG GCATGGTCAGAAGCAAGTGGAAAAATCCACGAGTTCCCAAACAACAAGGCCAGATGGAAAACCAACTTCCGATGCGCTCTCAACAACCTCTCTAAAGGCTTCGAGTTGATAAGGGATAATTCCAAGAATAAGGAAGACCCTCATAAAATCTATGAGATCATCAACACTGACT CAGGCAACCTTGAAAGTCAGCCAGTACAAGACTCCCAGGAGGATGCTGACATGAGTCCAGATATCTACAACTCTCCCACAGAGGACCAACCTTCAGGAAATGAG CTCATTCTTCTGAACAATTTCATGACCTTGGATCTTGGCAGCCAGCCATCAG ATGTGCAACTATGGGCAAAAGACTATGTTCAGCAGAATCCAGCTGTCCCTGAAAGCTATCCTGTAGCAGCCGAGAGCCATCCACAGCATATAGCAGAGCAGCCTGCTTACT taaatcCTCCGCAAGTCCTCAGTTTACCTCCGCAGCCGACTATATATGACCTGGAGATCTCCATCCACTACAGGAAAAGAGAAATGCTAAAGACTACATTTAGCACTGGACTTCTCCAGCTTCATTACCACCACGAGGACCCTGAGTTCAACGCACATCGTCTCTGCTTCCCCTCCACTGATGGTCTGCTCGACCAAAAGCAG GTTGAGTACACTAACCGCATCCTGAACAGCATCCAGAGAGGTCTCTTCCTGGAGGTACGGGACACCGGTATCTACGCCTGGAGGCAGGACAAGTGCCATGTGTTTGCCAGCACCAGTGATCCCAGTGTGGCTCACCCTAACCCCAGCAAGCTGCCCCCAAACACCATTGTGACGCTCCTGAGCTTTGAGAAGTACGTGCATG AACTGAAGCAGTTTAAAGAAAACAATGGTGGCTCTCCTGAATACGCCATCAACATGTGCTTTGGAGAGAAGTTCCCTGATGGGAAACCTTTGGAAAAGAAGCTTATCGTTGTCAAG GTGGTCCCTTTGATCTGTCGACACTTTCATGAGATGGCTCAAATGGAGGGGGCTTCGTCTCTTCACAGCAGCAATGTCAGCCTGCAGATCTCACACAATAGCCTCTTTGATCTTATTAACAACGTCTTTAGTCTACCCACAGCTGAAGAGCCAGCGAGGGCTGCTGCACCTTTCCAAACTCAAATATGA
- the irf7 gene encoding interferon regulatory factor 7 isoform X1, whose translation MFPLSPTKPPFSSWLIEQVGAGQYPGLCYVGRNKFRVPWKHNSRRDCNDEDSKIFRAWSEASGKIHEFPNNKARWKTNFRCALNNLSKGFELIRDNSKNKEDPHKIYEIINTDSGNLESQPVQDSQEDADMSPDIYNSPTEDQPSGNELILLNNFMTLDLGSQPSDVQLWAKDYVQQNPAVPESYPVAAESHPQHIAEQPAYLNPPQVLSLPPQPTIYDLEISIHYRKREMLKTTFSTGLLQLHYHHEDPEFNAHRLCFPSTDGLLDQKQVEYTNRILNSIQRGLFLEVRDTGIYAWRQDKCHVFASTSDPSVAHPNPSKLPPNTIVTLLSFEKYVHELKQFKENNGGSPEYAINMCFGEKFPDGKPLEKKLIVVKVVPLICRHFHEMAQMEGASSLHSSNVSLQISHNSLFDLINNVFSLPTAEEPARAAAPFQTQI comes from the exons ATGTTTCCTCTCAGCCCTACCAAGCCTCCGTTTTCCAGCTGGCTCATAGAGCAGGTTGGGGCGGGCCAGTACCCGGGCCTGTGCTATGTGGGCAGAAACAAGTTCAGAGTCCCCTGGAAGCACAACTCCAGAAGGGACTGCAATGATGAAGACAGTAAAATATTCCGG GCATGGTCAGAAGCAAGTGGAAAAATCCACGAGTTCCCAAACAACAAGGCCAGATGGAAAACCAACTTCCGATGCGCTCTCAACAACCTCTCTAAAGGCTTCGAGTTGATAAGGGATAATTCCAAGAATAAGGAAGACCCTCATAAAATCTATGAGATCATCAACACTGACT CAGGCAACCTTGAAAGTCAGCCAGTACAAGACTCCCAGGAGGATGCTGACATGAGTCCAGATATCTACAACTCTCCCACAGAGGACCAACCTTCAGGAAATGAG CTCATTCTTCTGAACAATTTCATGACCTTGGATCTTGGCAGCCAGCCATCAG ATGTGCAACTATGGGCAAAAGACTATGTTCAGCAGAATCCAGCTGTCCCTGAAAGCTATCCTGTAGCAGCCGAGAGCCATCCACAGCATATAGCAGAGCAGCCTGCTTACT taaatcCTCCGCAAGTCCTCAGTTTACCTCCGCAGCCGACTATATATGACCTGGAGATCTCCATCCACTACAGGAAAAGAGAAATGCTAAAGACTACATTTAGCACTGGACTTCTCCAGCTTCATTACCACCACGAGGACCCTGAGTTCAACGCACATCGTCTCTGCTTCCCCTCCACTGATGGTCTGCTCGACCAAAAGCAG GTTGAGTACACTAACCGCATCCTGAACAGCATCCAGAGAGGTCTCTTCCTGGAGGTACGGGACACCGGTATCTACGCCTGGAGGCAGGACAAGTGCCATGTGTTTGCCAGCACCAGTGATCCCAGTGTGGCTCACCCTAACCCCAGCAAGCTGCCCCCAAACACCATTGTGACGCTCCTGAGCTTTGAGAAGTACGTGCATG AACTGAAGCAGTTTAAAGAAAACAATGGTGGCTCTCCTGAATACGCCATCAACATGTGCTTTGGAGAGAAGTTCCCTGATGGGAAACCTTTGGAAAAGAAGCTTATCGTTGTCAAG GTGGTCCCTTTGATCTGTCGACACTTTCATGAGATGGCTCAAATGGAGGGGGCTTCGTCTCTTCACAGCAGCAATGTCAGCCTGCAGATCTCACACAATAGCCTCTTTGATCTTATTAACAACGTCTTTAGTCTACCCACAGCTGAAGAGCCAGCGAGGGCTGCTGCACCTTTCCAAACTCAAATATGA
- the ascl1b gene encoding achaete-scute homolog 1b, with translation METTTITTTQTAFSFGLTERHQSLSLHAPAQDCADPSNAADFQSKTKVLKRQRSESPELLRCKRRLSFNGLGYSIPQQQPVAVARRNERERNRVKQVNMGFQTLRQHVPNGAANKKMSKVETLRSAVEYIRALQQLLDEHDAVSAAFQCGLPSPAISNSYSAEPESPHSAYSSDEGSYEPLSSEEQELLDFTTWFDRY, from the coding sequence ATGGAAACTACAACCATCACCACCACGCAGACTGCATTCTCCTTTGGACTTACCGAAAGGCACCAAAGCCTGAGCCTGCACGCGCCGGCCCAGGACTGCGCTGACCCAAGCAACGCTGCTGACTTCCAGAGTAAAACCAAGGTGCTGAAGAGACAGCGCTCCGAGTCGCCGGAGCTCCTGCGCTGCAAGCGGCGTCTGAGCTTCAACGGGCTGGGCTACTCCATCCCTCAGCAACAGCCCGTGGCTGTGGCGCGGCGGAACGAAAGAGAGAGGAACCGGGTCAAACAAGTCAACATGGGCTTCCAGACGCTGCGTCAGCACGTGCCAAACGGCGCTGCCAACAAGAAGATGAGCAAAGTGGAGACCCTGAGGTCTGCGGTGGAGTACATCAGGGCTTTGCAGCAACTCCTGGACGAACATGACGCTGTGTCTGCTGCTTTCCAATGCGGGTTGCCATCCCCTGCAATCTCCAACAGCTACTCCGCCGAACCTGAGTCGCCTCACTCCGCCTACTCATCAGACGAAGGCAGCTATGAGCCTCTGAGCTCTGAGGAGCAGGAGCTGTTGGACTTTACGACCTGGTTCGACCGGTACTGA